GGGTGGAAACACCCCAGGATGTTGTCCAGGCATGCTGAAATTCGCCTTCGCGATTTTGGAAGCGGATGCCGGAGGCGGTGGCAAAATTCTGTCCCAAAAAGTGGGAGGTTCCGGATTGTAGCGCCTTTTTATCCTGCATCATCGCTTCAATGCTATATGTATTCACGGCTCCGGGAAATTTTTCCCCTTCCGTTTTTTCACCTTTAATGACCGGAATGGCCAAAAAATTCTGCGCGAAGCTGGCATAAACATCCAGCATCTGCAGGGTTTCCTCCATCGCTTCCTCACTGGTTTCATGCACTGTATGTCCTTCCTGCCAAAGGAATTCCGTGGTGCGCAAAAACAGCCGGGTGCGCATTTCCCAACGCACAACGTTTGCCCATTGATTTATGAGTAGAGGCAAATCGCGGTAGGAATTCACCCATTTTGCGAAGGAGGCGCCAATGATGGTTTCAGATGTGGGGCGCACAATGTAAGCTTCAGTGAGCTCTCCAGCGGGTTTCAAGCCGCCTTTGCCATCCTCTTCCAATTTGCTGTGGGTCACCACGGCGCATTCTTTGGCAAAACCCTCAACGTGTTCGGCTTCCTTTTCAAAATAGCTTTTGGGTATGAAAATCGGAAAATAGGCGTTGCGGTGCCCAGTTTCACGAAACATTTCATTCAACGTTTTTTGGATATTTTCCCAAATGGCATAGCCCCAGGGTTTGATTACCATGCAGCCCCTAACTTCACTGTTTTCAGCCAGATCGGCGGCACGGATTACCTGCTGATACCATTCCGCATAGTTTTCTTCGCGCGTCGGCTGGATTGCCGTGCGTTCCTTTTTACTCATTATGATTTTTCCTTGATTCTTGTTTGAAGTACAAATCTGTGAATGCCCACAAATTGTCAATAGCATCGTGAAAACCAAGGCTGAAAAAGTTTTGGAGAATGAATATTTCGCAGCCCACAAATCTGAACGAGTCTGTTAAAAAACCATCTCATAAGCCCTAAACCTTTCTGTCGCTTATATTTGGCTTTTGAAACATAAGGGAGACATAAGGCGGCAAGCAAGAACCAAGCGGAAAACCGTGATTAAACCAGCAAAAAAAGAGGCTCACGTGGTTTTTGGTTTATGACGTTAATTTCCGGGTCTCAGCTTGCTTCGCTCTTTGTTCCAGAACGAATTCCATTCGACTCGCCCTCCCCGGATGTCCGACCACGGTCGGGGGGTGGGGGAGTGTTCGAAATCAGGAAGTGGCAGGCGAAGCAAGATGGAAGCAAGGATGCGATGTGTTTTTGGATTCCATTTGGGAGAAAATCCACTTTCACTACTCTGCAATCAGATAAACCAGCAAAAAAACCGCCGGATTTGGGTCCGGCGGCTGAACTGATATTTTAATGTTTATTTTTCGGAATAGTGTTGTTTAAACCAAGCTTCCGCTCTTTGCTGGATGTTGTCTATATCCTGCGCGCTGAACATGGTGGCAAGCAGGTTGCGGGCTTCCTCGGCGTCAGTTTCACCGTTTGCCGCGGCAAGCGAAAACCAGAAGAATGCTTCATAGGCGTTTTCTTCAATCCCTTCTCCAAAAGCGTAGCAATTACCAACTTCGTATTGGGCTTGAGGATGTCCCTGGTCTGCGGCTTTCAGAAACCATTTGGCTCCTTCAGCTTGGTCTTGGTCGATTATTTCGCCGGCGAAATAGGTTTGACCCAACATAAATTGGGCTTCGCGATGACCCAACTGAGCGGCTCCGAGCAGCCATTTAAATCCTTCAGCGGGGTCGGTTTTAAGGTTCATGAGTGCAAGCTGGTAGTGGGCATCGGGATAATCCTGTCCGGCGGCACTGGCAATCCATCTGAAGGCTTCTTCTTTGTCGGCTTTAACGCCGTCTCCATCGGCATAGGCCAGTCCCAGATTATATTGAGCAAAAGCGTCGCCAGTGTCAGCAGCTTTGGCATACCAGGCGAAAGCTTCAGTGGCGTTGGCATTGACGCCTTCACCATATTTATAGCAATAGGCAAGATCGTTCATGGCTTGGATATGCCCTTTATCCGCGGCTTGGCGAAACCAGCGCAGGGCGGTTGTTTTGTTCTGCTCCACACCGGTGCCATCGAAAAAGCTGCGTCCCAGGCTGTGTTGGGCGTTGAGGTTTCCGTTTGCGGCTGCCATATCGTACCATTTAATGGCTTCACGCTGGTTTTTTGTTACGCCTTCGCCGTTGAAAAAGCAGACTCCCAGTCCATATTGAGCTGTGGCAATGTTTTGGTTCGCGGCTTGGCGATACCAGCTGGCTGCCTCTTTTTTGTTCATCGCGGTTCCCAAACCGTTGTAAAGGCAATAGGCAAGGTTGTTTTGGGCGCCTGCGTGTCCCTGTTTGGCGGCCAGGGTGTACCACCTGACAGCCTCGGACAGGTTCACATCCACACCCAGACCATCCTGGAGGCAAACTCCAAGCTGAAATTGGCCTTCGGGATGACCGCTTTGGGCGGAGGCGAGAATTTTATCGCTATATGTGAGCTGCGCGAGCAAAAAAGTCGAGAGCGTCAGAAACAGCAGGGTTAGAAAAATATTACGCATTTGAAAAGCTCCTTGTTTTCGATGTCTATATAAAAATACTAATCCAGAAGGGGCATTTTCGTCAAGAAAAATTTGCCGAGCGCGATGTTTGCTGCTTTTTCCACCACTTCCATATAGTCCAGTGCTTCATCCAGATGCTTGCCGGTACAAACCAAACCATGTCCCTGCCAGATAAGGGCTTTGCGCTTCCCGATCACATCCAGACTGCCCAAAGCAAGTTTCTGTGAGCCTGGAAGTGCCGCGCCGGTGATGGCAACTCCATCCGGCAGAAAGAGTTCCAGCTCTGCCAAGGCTTCCCGCAGGCAGGAATTGAGCTTTGCTTCATCCTTGGCCAAATCCATCTGGCTGAGCAGGATAACGCTGTTGGGATGGGAATGAAGCACCACGCGGTCTTCGCTGCCTGTGGCCAGAAAATGTTTCTGCAAAAGCTTGTGGCAGCTCCATTCGGATGTGGGTTTGGCTTGGGCGGGGAAATATTCTTCACTTTCATCTGCCAGTTTAATCAAAACGAGGTGGGGCAAGGGATTTCGAGCCACGTGGCGCCAGCGGCTTCCGGTTTGAGAAACCAGAAACCAGGTGCCTGCACCAAAATGGGGTGTGAGCGCTTCAGTTAGGTTCAGCGAAAGGTTGCCAGCATTTGCTTCACCCCAACCGCGGGAGCTGATTAACTCCGCGGTATCTTTTAAGGTTTGCTCCAGACCGGGCAACAGTTCGAAGAGGGTTTTTATGTCAGGTTGCGTGTTTATTTTTTTGCTCCTTTGGCGCTTAGATCGCGGCAGATTTTTTCCACTTCGCGGAAATTAACCTTGCCGCTGGACATCATCGGAATATCATCAATAACATAGAATTGGCGCGGTACGGCAATGCTTGGCAGTTCTTTTTTGAGCTTTTTGAGAATCTTACCTTTGTCAAAATTTCCGGTGGCGACGGCTGCCACAACATCCGCGCCTTTGGTGGGATTTGGGATGTCCACCACGCAGCAAATCACATCTTCTGGCAGAAGATGGCTGAGCACATCCTCAACCTTGACCAGCGAAACCATTTCACCGCCCACTTTCACAAAACGTTTGAGCCGTCCGCGGTGCCAGAGGAATCCGTCTTTATCGATGAGACCGATGTCTCCGGTGTCATACCAACCGCCTCTGATGCGCCGTGAAGTTTCTTCGATGTCGTTGAGATAACCTTCCATAACGAGATCGCCTTTCACGAGGATTTTTCCCTCGAGATCAGGGCCCAGAGTTTCTCCGCTTTCGATGTCTTCAATGCGGACTCTCACACCTGGGATGGGTTTTCCGATGCTGCCAATTTTGTGGGCTCCGGGATGGTTTGTTGAAATCACGGGCGAAGTTTCGGTTGTGCCATATCCTTCAAAGATGGAGATGCCGTGTTTTTTGAGGAATCCGTCATAAACTTTGTCTGGCAGTTTGTCCGCACCGGCAATCGCAAAACGGATGCTGGAAAAATCTCCGGGTTCGGATTTTTGGAGATAACCATAGAAAAAAGCAGGGGTCGCTGCCATGTAGGTTAATTTGTATTTTCTCACCAGAGAGCTGATTTTATGGTATTCGAGCGGATTGGGATGAGCCACCATGCTGTTGCCCAAAACCAGAGGCAGCCACATGTTCACGGTGAGTCCGAAAACGTGGTAAAGGGGCAGCATGCTCATGCAACTGTCATCAGGAGAAATGCCGAAAACCTGGATGCTGGCTTCCACATTGCTGAGAATATTGCGGTGGG
This genomic interval from Candidatus Cloacimonadota bacterium contains the following:
- a CDS encoding sugar-phosphate aldolase, whose protein sequence is MPGLEQTLKDTAELISSRGWGEANAGNLSLNLTEALTPHFGAGTWFLVSQTGSRWRHVARNPLPHLVLIKLADESEEYFPAQAKPTSEWSCHKLLQKHFLATGSEDRVVLHSHPNSVILLSQMDLAKDEAKLNSCLREALAELELFLPDGVAITGAALPGSQKLALGSLDVIGKRKALIWQGHGLVCTGKHLDEALDYMEVVEKAANIALGKFFLTKMPLLD
- a CDS encoding proline--tRNA ligase, which gives rise to MSKKERTAIQPTREENYAEWYQQVIRAADLAENSEVRGCMVIKPWGYAIWENIQKTLNEMFRETGHRNAYFPIFIPKSYFEKEAEHVEGFAKECAVVTHSKLEEDGKGGLKPAGELTEAYIVRPTSETIIGASFAKWVNSYRDLPLLINQWANVVRWEMRTRLFLRTTEFLWQEGHTVHETSEEAMEETLQMLDVYASFAQNFLAIPVIKGEKTEGEKFPGAVNTYSIEAMMQDKKALQSGTSHFLGQNFATASGIRFQNREGEFQHAWTTSWGVSTRLIGALIMAHSDDDGLVLPPKIAPSHIAIVPIHRDETEREAVMAMAEKIEKSFKNTRFEGVRVYTELDNRDLTSSERNWYWIKKGIPLRIEIGPRDVASNSVMIARRDLGPREKQSVAMDDVVDYCLKTLSEIQSNILERALKFRQDNTVKIDTKEDFYSFFTPKNTELPEIHGGFVLSHWCGCPDCEEIIKDDLKVTIRCIPFDAEEEDGKCINCGAQSKRRVVFAKSY
- a CDS encoding AMP-binding protein, which produces HRNILSNVEASIQVFGISPDDSCMSMLPLYHVFGLTVNMWLPLVLGNSMVAHPNPLEYHKISSLVRKYKLTYMAATPAFFYGYLQKSEPGDFSSIRFAIAGADKLPDKVYDGFLKKHGISIFEGYGTTETSPVISTNHPGAHKIGSIGKPIPGVRVRIEDIESGETLGPDLEGKILVKGDLVMEGYLNDIEETSRRIRGGWYDTGDIGLIDKDGFLWHRGRLKRFVKVGGEMVSLVKVEDVLSHLLPEDVICCVVDIPNPTKGADVVAAVATGNFDKGKILKKLKKELPSIAVPRQFYVIDDIPMMSSGKVNFREVEKICRDLSAKGAKK